The DNA window CCCGCGTCCCATCCCGTCTCCTTCCGCCTCCGCCAGCGCCGAGGAATGTGGCGAGGCCGGCTGGGCGGCTCGAACGCCTGGGTCCCCCTCCGCTCCCAGTTCGCAAGCGCTGAGGCCAGATGCGAGAGCTCCCGTTGCGGAGACCTGGGCGAGGGGGAGAAGTCATCCCAGGATTGGGGTCTGTGGCGGGGACCCCACGGAGAAGGAGGTGGGGGCTCTTTGAGGACCCCTCCTCATTACCCTGCCATTCAGGACAGAACTCTCGGCTTTCCCGGGTGAGGCTCCTGGGAAACCCCTGAGGGAATGGATGGTGAGGGACACTGGGCTGCTGCCTGATTTTGTCGAATCTCCCCGTGGGGAAACGGAGGCACGATTGGTGTGGGAGACCTCCATCCCCTGACgtctcctcccccatcccccctgcACACTGGCGGCCAGACTCCCGTGTGCTGTGGCCCAGGTCAGGCTCCCATCCCCCGCACAGGGGTCCGCAGCAGGCCCAGTGGCTCGGTGCCCGGGTGGGGCGGGCTGCGCCGCCGGGGCCGGCGCCAGCACCTGGCGGAGGCGGAGGGTGGATAAATAtagagggggggagggagggaagcagggcaCTGCGATTAGGGGAGTTAGCCTAAGAGGGTGGTCAGTACCTGCCACATGTGGTGTGGCTGATAGCCCCACTCAGACCTTCCAGAAAATAGGTAGAGGTTCACATAGAAAAGTCGCAGGACCCAGGCGTCCCCAAGCTTCCCGCTTGGGCAGGGTCGGCTTTACCAGGCCATTGCCTCCCTCATGCTCCACCTCAACTCCCCCTTTCCTGGAGTCTGGGGACAGGTGTCCCtggccccctcccccacctccccctcttGGCACTAGCAGTCTGGGAGCAATATGAGGATGGCACGGTTCCCGCCTGGCTGGCCTCCGGGTTGGGTTTGTGGCCTCTCTCAGACCCCAGTCTACAGTTGAAGTTCCAGGacagggggaagggagggggagggggagggcaaAACCCTGAACTACACCTGCCTCCAGAGGGTGTGCCATTCCTCAGTCTGGCCCGCCCTTCCTAAGCCCCAGAAAAGCGGCAGGGTCTCTGCTCACGGTTGAGTCTCAGGAGAGTCTATGGGAGAATGTAAGACGCTTTTGGAGAAAGCCCTATACTGAAAGGGTCCCTCTGCCCTTCATTCACCTCTGTGCCTACCACCTGTCCTGCCTTGGCCAGGGAGGCAGTGTGAGAGAAGGGAAAACGAGGAGGAGAGGGTGCCTTGGAGCCTGGCAGAGCGAGCTAACCTCTCCTTTTTCaaagatggggaaactaaggcccagagatggaaagagacttgcccaaggttccACAGTGAGTTAGTGGTGGAGCGGGAATTGGAACCCGGGTCTCCTGACTCTCTGCCCAGTGCTCTTTCCACCCTACCCTACCCTTGATTGTATCTTCAAAGGGTGACTGAGAGGAGCCTTGGCTCCTTAGCTCCTGCTGTTCTGGAGAGTTTGTCCTGTTGCGATAGGCGGGAGGGGCGAGCCCAGCGGCTCCAGCGCTCTCCACCCCAGTCACGACCCCACTCTGTGATTCCTTCCTCAATCCCCTGAGCAGCCCTGTCCCGAGGGCAGAAGGCACGAACCTTGCACAGGAAGGGCTTTGACCCTAAGGGCTTCCCCGCCTGTCTCCGCAGGGTCCCCTGGAAGTGACGCTGACTCAGCCGGTGAGGAGCGGGCCTGTCTCCAACAGGTGAGCTACGCCCCTACGTCCCACAGTCTCGAGACCCCAGCCTGTTCCTGGGACCCCCATCCTCACTGTCTCCTCTAGCGGTTGCGCAATAAGGGAGAGGCCCTACGCCGGACGCTGTGGTTTGGCTGGGGTCCCGGGGGGGAGGTCCGGCTGGGGGCGCGGGGAGAAAGAGGGGGGTCGGGGCTATTTCTGGTGCGAGGTCAGAATGGCCCAGCGGTTCCCAcagcctgggggaggggtgcccagcTTGGGAGCAGACACCCTTGCGGTCTGGGGAGCCCCTACAGAGGAGCCCCCTAGAGGCGGAGTGGAGGCCCAACCCtccctcccctctggcccaggctgcagagctGGGAGGAAACTTGGAGCCTCATCCCGGAGAAAGGGCTGCCGGAGGACGACCCAGACATCGTTGTGAAAGGTAGAGACCCCCTCAGTGCACTCTGGAGGTCCCCAATCCCAACCCTCCAGAGAATATGTGTCCTACTGatgttccttccctccctctcctgcccccaGGTTGGCTGTACCGGGAGCCCCGCGGAGGAGGGGCGCGACCCTGGCTGCCCCCGCGCCGAGCCTGGTTTGTGCTCACGAGGGACTCCTTGGATCAGTTCAGCAGTAGCGGGAAGGGGGCGCGGCGTCTCGGGAGCCTGGTGCTCACCAGCCTGTGCTCGGTGACCGGCCCAGAGCGCAGGCGTAAGGAGACAGGTGAGACCTCCTGGGGACTCTCTTACCTTCCTGGGCAGGGGCCCCAGCAGACCCTAATGGCCCTCTCCGACCTCTCTTTTCCCCAGGTCTGTGGTCAGTGACTGTGTCTGGTCGGAAACACAGTGTCAGCCTCTGCTCCCCACGCCAGGCGGAGGCTGAGCGCTGGGGGGTGGCATTGCGGGAAGTGATTGCCTCCAAGGCACCCCTGGAGACCCCCACCCAGCTACTGCTCAGGGACATACAGGTAAGAGAGGACACCAGGGAGAGCCAGGAGAGTGGTGGACCCCAAAGCTTTCTGGGCTTGTGAGGAATTCCCTTCCTCATCAAGGTGACCCTCTCCCTGTTCCCCTAGGAAAGTTGCGGGGACCCAGAGGCAGTTGCCCTCATTTACCTGCGGAACCCGATTCTGAGACACACTAGTGGAGCCTTGTACGCCCCGCTCCTGCCCCTGCCCTACGGAGTCAGCGCCCCAGGTGAGTGGTCCCATGGCCCAAGTCCCCTGGATGGGATGGGGTGGATCAGAGGTAAGAATCTGAATCCCTTAACTGGCAGGGACCTAAGCATCCTTTAGGGGCCTGCCAGTTCCTCACTTTTCAAAGGATGAAGGTGAAACTGGAAGCTGGCCAGGGTGGAGGGGAGGAAGCCAGCACCCACAAAAGGGTCCTCTTTGACCACCTTCTCTATGGCTTTCATTCTGACTACTGATTTTCCTTCAGGAGTTTGTACACTCTcctattttttcattatactcTTGAGACCATGCCATATTACCTTTACAAGTGGTATAAAAGCTACCACTTTTATAGAACGTGCTGGCCTCATCCAATTGTACTTCTCCCTAAATGGTTTAGTGACTGGCCCAGGTCCTAAAGTTAGAGGATTAAAGGGTGCTGGGAGAGGAACCCGGGTTTTCTGACTCCTAGTCCATCCTGTTTTCTGACCTATGGTGGTGAGCCTCAGTATCCAGTTACAGAATCTGGGGTGTGAATCTACAGCCCTTCAGCCGTCCCTCTCCCTAAGTCCAAATCCAGGCTTAGTGGGATTGGGAAGGGGattcctgggaggcagaggttaagaGTCTGGCTTCGTGGGACCACTGCTTTCCCTTCACTCTTCCTGTCGTTCGTACCCTCCTCTCCCTGCCACCCCATCCCCTTATATTCCCTCTGACTTTCCCCTGGTTCATACCTTCCTCCCAGGGCGCAGCTCTGTGTCCCCTTTCCAAACCGTCCCTCCGCCCCCACCCTCCCACAGGTCCGGGCTATGCACCCCTGCGCGAGGAGGCGGTGCGGCTGTTCTTGGCGCTGCAGGCGCTGGAGGGGGCGCGGCGCCCCGGGCCCTTGATGCAGGGTGTGCTCCAAACCTGCCGGGACTTGCCCGCGCTCCGGGATGAACTCTTCCTGCAGCTGGCTAAGCAGACCTCGGGCCCTGCAGGCCCCCCCGGGCTCCCAGCTACCCAAGACCCTGCGACCCTGCGGTACTGGCAACTCCTCACCTGCATGAGCTGCACCTTCCGGCCTGGGGGAGCTGTGCGGGGGCACCTCCTGGGGCACTTGGAGAGGTgagaggggcggggcgggggttACGGCCTAGGCAAGGAGCTACCGGGCTGGGAGAGAACGAAAGGTCTTTTGCAAAAGGCTTGGTAGGTAAAGAACCCAGTAATACATACAGTGCCTTTGTGGAAGATACAAGATCCTATCTCAGTTGTGAGCGGATGAATTACAATAAAACGCCCCCCTTGGGCTGAGGAATTATGAAAAGGCTGCTTTTCCTCGAGCTGATGCAGGCCAGCGCCAGGGCTTAGGAAAATGTAGTAAAGTGGCTGGATTTCGATTTCAGGTCGAAGGAAAATCACGCAGACTTTCGGAAGTGGTGGGAGCAGTTGGGAGAAAGCTGCCAGGGGACTGGAAAAGTAATTCAGCTCTATGCAAAGCACTGGGGATAGACTTAGAAGAGCCTTCAAAAACTTAAGTTGGGGCGGGGAGGAAATCGGCTAGATAAAATAAACTATAAGAGAAGAAGgcaagagggaggggaagaaaagtCCTTGGAGTATTGATCCTTGGGTTCCTCCCAACCAGGACCGAGCAGGCACTCCCGGACTCGGAATTGGCAGAATATGCGCGCTTCATCCGGAAAGCGCTGGGCCAGACGCGCAGCCGAGAGCTGGTGCCCTCGCTGGCGGAGATTTCCGCGCTGAGCCAACGGCAGGAGCTGCTGTGTACCGTGCACTGTCCAGGGGCTGGTGCCTGTACTGTGGCCATCGACTCCCACACCACGGCGGGGGAGGTGAGGCCAGAGAAAGGCCCCATGACCTCCAACCCACCCTGCCAGCTTCTCACGCTTGTCTCACCCGCTTCCTGGACCCTAGGTTTGCCCCGAGTCTCAGATTATTTTGGTAAGGGAGGGAGTGGTGGTGACAGGACTAAGAGACCCCTTCCAATTGAATCAACCCCTCCCAGAATCCTGGCAAGACCCCTGAGTGGTCTGACTTTCCCCTCACTCTCCTCTTCTAGGTGGCTCGAGAGCTGGTGGGGCGGCTGGGCTTGGCCCGCAGCCGCAACGCATTCGCACTGTACGAGCAGCGAGGGACCCAGGAGCGAGCCCTGGCTGGGGGGACCCTCGTGGCCGACGTGCTCACCAGGTTTGAGAAGTAAAtgtccagccccagccctgctctCTATTAGCCCGTACACTTCTCAGCTGAGGTCAGTCGCTAAGCGGACATTATCCAGCGCTTGCCCCTGGCCCTGCGCTGTGGTGTTCGCTGGTTTACAGACCTGCCTGCCGCAGGTTTGCAGTCCGACGCCAGCCTCACCTCCGCGGTGGGCTCCGCCCAGGCCCCGCCCCAAACATATGGACCCGCCCCCACCCCAAGCTGCCCTAGCTGTGCGGTCAGGCTTCTCCCTAGTGCGGCATCCGCTCCTCTTCTGCAGCTTGGCCGCGGAGGAAGCTGGGTTGGAGGACTCGCCCGACTCCGGGTGGAGACTATGTCTGCGTCTTCACGGACCTCTGCACCCTGAGGGGCTGTCCCCAGACGGTCACGAACTGCCTTTCCTCTTTGAGCAGGTGAGGCTCTCCGGCGTTCACGCCTCCAAACAGACCCCCAAGCCTGAACCCCTGGTTTTCGGGCTATCTCGTTACTATGGCAGCCCCGCGGGAGGCTTGACTGGAACCTAGACCTCCTCAGATTCCGAGAGGCGTTTTCGCCTGACGCCGGGTGCCTCCCCTGCAGGCTCACGCTCTGCTGCTGCGGGGCCGGCCGCCCCCACCCGACGACACGCTGCGCGCCCTGGCGGCGCTGCGCCTGCAGAGCCTGCACCGGGACTTCTCGCCGCGGGTGCCCCTGCCCCGCCTGGACCGCCTGCtcccgcccccggccccgccgCGCGAAGACCCGCCCCGCCCGACCCCCAGGCCGCCCCCCTCCGCTGCCCTGCTGGCCGGGGCCCTCTGGAGCCCGGGCCTGGCCAAGAGGCGGGCGGAGCGGGCACGGCGCGGCGGGGCCGGCCGCATGGCGGGGAGCATGGCCCGCGAGGGAGGAGGCGGCGCCGGCACGGCAGCTGCAGTGCTGGGCGGCTGGAAGCGGCTGCGGGGCATGGGCCGAGCTGAGGCCATGGCCGCCTACCTGGCCCTGGCGGCGCAGTGTCCGGGGTTCGGCGCTGCTCGGTATGACGTTCTGGAGCTGAGCACGGTgagggggagaagggagaaggggactCTGGCGGCCCAAGCACCACACCTTTGCCCCAGAGCCACAGGTCCCACGGAGGGTCACGTCATTCCCCCACATCCAGAACAGCTGCCCACCTCAAACCCCAGGAGTCACCAGCCCTTGGGCCCTCACATCCCTGGAGCCTTAGCCCCCTCCACAAACGTGCTGTGAATCATAGGGGGATCAGAAAACTCCTGCTCACAGACACCCATCTCCCCCTACCAAAAATAACGCTGGACTCCTCCTTCCACCCTGACTCTGCCCCTGTGTCTGCAGGAGCCTGGTGGGGGTGCTCCACAGAAGCTATGCCTGGGCTTGGGAGCCAAGGCCATGTCTCTCTCCCGGCCGGGGGAGACAGAGCCCATCCACAGTGTCAGCTATGGCCATGTGGCCGCCTGCCAGCTAATGGGCCCCCACACTCTGGCCTTGAGGGTGGGAGAGAGCCAGCTCCTCCTGCAGAGCCCCCAGGTGAGTGGGAAGAGGAGttgtgggaggaggagagaagggaagggatgtCAGGAAGCATTTTCGGAACACCAAGCATGGGCCAGGTAGAGTTCTAAGCACTGGGGATCCAGCAGTGATCACAGACAAGCTGAAGGAGCTTACACTAGAGTGGGGGAGTCAGACAATAAACAAGGAATCCCAGGCTATGAAGACAGTGAGAAATGCTACAAAGGAAAGAATGATGTGACAGGAAGTCAGAGAAGGGTTCTCAAAAAGGGTGCCATTTAAGCTAGCCAGGGAAGACCTGGGGGAACAGCATTCCAGGTGGAAAGAATTGCAaggcggccaggtgcagtggctcgtgcctgtaatcccaccactttgggaggccggggcaggcggatgacaggtcaggaggtcaagaccatcctgaccaacatggtgaaaccctgtctctactaaaaatacaaaaattagctgggggtggtggcgcacacctgtagtcccagctactcgggaggctgaggtagaagaattgattgaacccaggaggcagaggttacagtgagccgaggcactccagcctggcaacagagcaagactccatctcaacaccaccaccaccaaaaaaaaaaaagaatgttagaagAGCAGAAAGAACCAAGTATGACTGGCACATAGAAATGAAGGAGACAGTGGTGATAAGGAAGAAAAGGTTGCAGGGCCATAGCACGTAGGACCGTGGTGGGGAAACTGGAGTCCTAGAGCCTGGAGAAAggatgagaaaaagaagagaacctGGCAGCGCCTGTTGCACACTGACCTCTGCCCTCTCTTAGGTGGAAGAGATCATGCAGCTGGTGAATGCCTACTTGGCCAACCCCTCCCCCGAGAGGCCCTGCAGCAGCTCTTCTCGTCCATGCCAAGACCTGCCAGACACCTCCCCTCCCAGCCAGCACCCGGGCCTGGACGAGCCCCAGGGACAGTCTGGCTGCTTGGGGCAGCTGCAGGACTGAGCCTGCCAAGAGGTCACGacttccctcctgcctccagcctgggccaggacTGCTCTGAGATTTGAGGGAAACATGGACCCTTCTGGCCCTGCAGGGACAGGGCACATCCCACACCCAAGGGCTACAATGGGTGTGGgcaattttctagtttgtttcttaatttatttgtagaagagaagcaaaaaaaaaaaaaaaaagtttcttatttACACAAACCCTTCCTGTGGGAGTGTTATTCAGTGGGGCAAGTTAGAACCCCATAATGCAGAGCCCCGCCTCTGGGGACACCCACACCCTGGGCTTTTACCAGGCTCTGGGGGAAGTCTGGACACCACAGCGCTTCACCCGCCCCCTCCTTGACCTTCCAGACTTAACCTCCTCCTGGCCATTATGCTGCCACAGGCTTGTGGGTGGAGCAGGCAAACAGGCCTCATTGGAAGCTGGCAGTTACTCACCCTCCCTTTCTTCATTGAGTAGCATACGGATGGCCTCCTGGAATCCcagaggctggagggcaatgagTCATCAGATCTGGCACTGCCCATTTCTTACACTGGTGTCCAGTTCTGGGCCCATCATTGGTGTGCCTAATGCTTTGGGCCTAGAATGGAGAGAAGCTTGGGGCAGATAACAAACCCATGAATTTCTCTGGCACAGAAAAGTAACTCAGGATGTGCTCAGCCCTACTCTTGAATTCTGTTTCTACTAATCAGGTTAGGTTGAACTGGATTGAGTTCCTGGAACTCTCATGGCCCTGGGCACTGGGAATCTGGAGTCTCGGCTCTTCTGGCCTGCTCGTAATGTAGCGTGCCCTCCTTCGGTAGACCCTACCTCCTGTGCCTTGAGTGGAAGAGGTTGGGGCAACATTGACCCTCACTGGGGCAAAGCTTAGGCACTGAGGAGACAGCAAACCTCAGTAAAGCTCTGTAATCTTGAGACAAAGGCTGACTCTAATAAAACAGCCTAGTTCAAGGTGAGGGATGCCAGTGGAAACAGTGAACACACTAAGATTTGGACTTAGTGGTAAGACATTGGAGGAGGTGAAAGCCACCCTACTGTCAGAGGCctagaaactggaccccttcacCACCCCCTGTATTCACAGATCAAGCCCTGGCTATACTGACAACCAAgctttattactttattaaagCTGAACAAGCATATCAAGAGTTAGGGCATGGAagggaggaagcaggaggaagctCATGGGCTGGAGATGAACCAAGAAGGGTTGTCCATGAGGTGAAGTTGGGTCAGAGGGAGCAGGCATGGTCGAGGCTGTGCTTCCCATCCAGGAGTAGTGGGGAGGGAAATCACTGCTCCTGGGTGCCCCAGGAAATGTAGTCTGGCTGGGTGGCTGCATGGTACTCATCAATGAGCTCCTGAACAACCTCCCTAGACCTGTCCATCTCATCAAAGTTGTCCTTGAACATGTCCTCCTTACGGAACTGCTCAAGGAAGGCATCCCGCTTCCGCAGCTTGTCAAACTGCTGGCAGGAACTTTCAAAGAgctgaaagagatgaaaatctcCAAAATGCGAGCCAGGGGGTTAGGAGTGAACTTGGGGAAGATGATGAAGGTAGCCAGTGGAACAGACTCTCCTGAGAAGAACAGAAACCTAGACTCACCGAGGAGATGCTGGTGTGGTTGGCCATCATGAGCCCACTGACCCGGTGGGCTGAGGGCAGGTAGGGAGACTTCCTCGACAGGGCCACTTGGATGCTGGCGGGGCCCCACGGGATGAAGTTGGCCAACTTCCGTTCCCGAATCCTCTGCAGGCTCTTGTGGACCTGGGGTGGGCACACGAGCAGTGGAGGTGGCCTCTCCTCTACCCCTGCGGGTCCAGGGTGCGGGATGAAGGGGCCTCCCCTACCTGGGTGGGGTCCACCTCTCCCTGGATGATGTTGAGGATGGCGATGTAGCAGTGGTTGGTCTGGCGGTCTCGGCCTGTGGACACCATCACGTTCTTGGGCTGCAGCAGCCGCCTCATCACATCCAGGACCGTGGTCTTCCTCACGCTGGCCACCTGATGGGACAGTGAGACAGGAACCCGGCCAGCGCTCAGGGCAGAGTCCCCCTTTGGCTTTTCCTTGGCAGAAACCAAAGGCAGAGGGAGGGTAGAGAGCAAGTCAGCAAGAAAGTCGCCTGTTCTGTGCTAGTCCCTGAGCACAGTGCCTCGGGGCCCACAAAGGGCAGCTCCTGGGGCAGTGGGGAAGACAGAAAGGCTAGGGCAGGGCCTGCTGGGCCCAGGGCCGGCCTGGCCTGGGACACTGAAGGCTGCTCTTACTGACTGGTCCGTAGTGAGCGGGGTGTAGCCGGTCATGAGGAAGTGGAGCCGTGGGGTGGGAATGAGCGAGGCGATGAGGCCGATGAGGTCATTGTTCATGTAGCCAGGGTAGCGCAGGGTGGTGGTGCTGGCTGACATAATGGTGGACACCTGGGGACAGGCGTGCCATGTCATGGGCCTCGGCCTGGGTGGGACTTTCCTTCCCCAGATGACCCTCCAGCAAGGAGGGCTTCCAGTCCAAAGGAGTCCAGGAGTGGGGGCCCACCAGCTGGTTGATCTGGGAGAAAGACGGGTTCTGGATGTGCAGGCGGTCTGTGGCAATCCGGTTCAGGGCTGTGTTGTCCAGTACCACCTACGGGGACAGAAGAGGGTCACAGCATCTTGAGGATAAAATGGGCATAGAAATAAGATATTGGCTTAGCCCCTGCTGAACTCCAAAGCCAGGAAGTAGGTTTGTTAGTTAAAAAAAAGTactgctggacgtggtggcttatgcctgtaatccctgccgtttgggaggccaatgtgggaggatcacttgaggccgggagttggacaccagcctgagcaacacagcaagatgccatctctgtaaaaaatatacataaaaaataacagaaagaaaagtacTGTTTCTGGGGCATCATGAGATACTCTCAGACTACGCAGGGCAGTAAACAAACCCGTGAGTACCCACATGTGCCATACACTGTGCTTGGCTCTGGGGAGACCACAGAGAGGAACAGGcaccatctttcccttcattaggCCTGCAGTCTCATGGAGGGAGGCAcactaaatataaaacaaaaaagtatagtTAACTCTCCGAAATACAAAGTAATCTGATCTTGACTGAGTAGTCAGGAAAGGTTTTGCTAAGAAAGTTTTCCTTGAGCTGAGAGTACAAGCATGAGTGGGCATGAAGCAGGCAAAGGTGGTGTACATGGTGGTGCGGGGAAGGTATATTCACTTCGTTGAGAGTTTTGCTGCCTAAAAGGATTCTAAGAAACTTAGAGGTCAGGACCTTATTTCCTAATTTGGCCCACAGGTATGGCTTTGTTGGTCCTCTGTTCTGTGTGTataggggctggggaagggcagGGTGAATGAGACTCACTGGCCTGAGGAGACAGACCAAAgtcctttactctttttttttctttttttttttaaaacacaaggtcttgttctgttgcccaagcttgagtgcagtggtgtgatcatggctcactgcagccttgactttctgagaaatcccccaacctcagcctcccgagtagccaggactataggtgcacaccaccatgcccggctaatttttttttttatgttattttttgaggcggagtctcactttgtcacccaggctggagtgcaatggcgtgatcttggctcactgcaacctttgcctccaggttcaagcgattctcctgcctcagcctccaagtaactgggactacaggcacatgctaccaggaccagctatttttttttttttttgagacggagtctcactcaatcacccaggctggagtgcaatggtgcgatctcagctcactgcaacctctacctgcagggttcaagcaactctcctgcctcagcctcctgagtagctgggactagatagctgggactacaggcatacaccaccatgcctggctaatttttttagtagagatggggtttcttcatgttggtcaggctgatctcgaactcccaaccataggtgatctgcccacttcagtctcccaaagtgctgggattacaggtgtgagccaccgcgcccagccctaatttttgtattttctgtagagatagggtttcacatgttgcccaggctagtattgaactcctgagctcaagcaatccatctgcctcggcctcccaaagtgctagaattacaggcatgagccaccacacccagcccctcaaCTCTTTCTTTGCTCACCACACAGTCTGCATTCTGCGTCAGCCTCTTGAGTGTCAGGAGTGAATTGTACGGCTGAACCACCACATCACTCATCTCGTCCTGGTAGGGAAACACTGAATAAGTCTGCACAAGCTTCTTGGGGTACCTGAGAGAAAAGAGGGTGGTGGTATAGTGAACTGGAAGGACCCCCCATCACTGCCCATCTGTGCCATTTTGTACAAAAGGGGTGAGGGCAGAACTGAGTCTTCAAAGCCAAAAAGGATAAACCTGAAAGCTTCAAACTCTGTAGATCCCATCCCCTCCATAGCtaagcccccaccccccaaaataGCTTCCAACATGGTCCTTGGGTGGGTCTGTCCCTATGACTCAAAAGGGGTAGTGGCAGACTTTCTAgctcaagagaaaaaaagcaatgacATTATCCAGGGAACCAGGGTTAATGCCCTCTCCCCGAACACAGGCTTGCCTGTCATTCAGTCGCTCCAGGAGGTAGGAGCCCAGGCCAGAACCCGTACCCCCAGCGATGGAGTGACACAGCACGAAGCCCTGTGTGTATACAGGAATAAACAGACTCAGTTTCTCCTGCCACACTCTCACAACACAATTCTGATACCAGATGGGTGGGGTTTTACCACACACATCAGGTAAGCAGCCAATTCTACAGTAGATGCCAGCTGGGTATCCACTAATTCACTTGAATTCTGGACTACCTACAGACTGTCCCTGACTTAGGATGGTTTAATTTAAGATGTTTTGgctttatgatgggtttatcaggatgtaatcCCATCTTAAATCAAGAAGCATCTGAATTACAACGGTTCAatttacaatttttcaacttCATGATGGGCTTATTGGGTTATAACCTGACGGATTTctacttacaatattttcaattttttttttcttttcttgagacggagtcttgctctgtcacccaggctgtagtgcaatggcccaatcttggctcaccgcaacctctgcttcctaggttcaagccactgtcctgcctcagcctctcaagtagctgggattacgggcatgcaccaccatgcctggctaatttttgtatttttagtagatatggggtttcaccattttggtcaggctggtcttgaactcctgacctcaattgatctacccgcctcggcctcccaaagtgctgggattacaggtatgagctactgcgcccagcctcaaatttgttttggttttagagacaggatctcactcagtCCCctagactgcagtgcagtggtgtgatcatagctcactgcagccttgaattcctgggctcaaggcatctTCCTATCTCaacctccaagtagctaggactacaggcatgcagcaccatgcctggatgatgtttgtattttttgcagagatggggtttcaccatgttgcccaggtcctgggctcaggtgatccacctacttcagcctcccaaagtgctgggattacaggcatgagccactgtgcctagtcaatattttcaatttgtgatgtgtttacatcctgataaacccacTGTAAGTTGAGAAGTATCTGTACCTgaagatagcatcagatcccacagagtgaaggctcagtcccacaagactctCCCACTTCCAGTGCCAATACAAGCTTCAGGTTGTTTTATCTGTGCCTCTGACCAACCGGCTATAAATCGGGGTTCTCAGGACTGCTccttgggttcaattaatttgttAGAGTAGCTCGCAGAACTCAAGGAGACACCTACTTACATTTACCCGTTTGTTATAAAGGATATTTGAAAGGATACAAataaacagccagat is part of the Chlorocebus sabaeus isolate Y175 chromosome 16, mChlSab1.0.hap1, whole genome shotgun sequence genome and encodes:
- the TUBG2 gene encoding tubulin gamma-2 chain isoform X1 yields the protein MPREIITLQLGQCGNQIGFEFWKQLCAEHGISPEGIVEEFATEGTDRKDVFFYQADDEHYIPRAVLLDLEPRVIHSILNSPYAKLYNPENIYLSEHGGGAGNNWASGFSQGEKIHEDIFDIIDREADGSDSLELQNSSRVIKGFVLCHSIAGGTGSGLGSYLLERLNDRYPKKLVQTYSVFPYQDEMSDVVVQPYNSLLTLKRLTQNADCVVVLDNTALNRIATDRLHIQNPSFSQINQLVSTIMSASTTTLRYPGYMNNDLIGLIASLIPTPRLHFLMTGYTPLTTDQSVASVRKTTVLDVMRRLLQPKNVMVSTGRDRQTNHCYIAILNIIQGEVDPTQVHKSLQRIRERKLANFIPWGPASIQVALSRKSPYLPSAHRVSGLMMANHTSISSLFESSCQQFDKLRKRDAFLEQFRKEDMFKDNFDEMDRSREVVQELIDEYHAATQPDYISWGTQEQ
- the TUBG2 gene encoding tubulin gamma-2 chain isoform X2; translated protein: MPREIITLQLGQCGNQIGFEFWKQLCAEHGISPEGIVEEFATEGTDRKDVFFYQADDEHYIPRAVLLDLEPRVIHSILNSPYAKLYNPENIYLSEHGGGAGNNWASGFSQGEKIHEDIFDIIDREADGSDSLEGFVLCHSIAGGTGSGLGSYLLERLNDRYPKKLVQTYSVFPYQDEMSDVVVQPYNSLLTLKRLTQNADCVVVLDNTALNRIATDRLHIQNPSFSQINQLVSTIMSASTTTLRYPGYMNNDLIGLIASLIPTPRLHFLMTGYTPLTTDQSVASVRKTTVLDVMRRLLQPKNVMVSTGRDRQTNHCYIAILNIIQGEVDPTQVHKSLQRIRERKLANFIPWGPASIQVALSRKSPYLPSAHRVSGLMMANHTSISSLFESSCQQFDKLRKRDAFLEQFRKEDMFKDNFDEMDRSREVVQELIDEYHAATQPDYISWGTQEQ